A single window of Onychostoma macrolepis isolate SWU-2019 chromosome 16, ASM1243209v1, whole genome shotgun sequence DNA harbors:
- the irx1a gene encoding iroquois-class homeodomain protein IRX-1a: MSFPQLGYPQYLSASQAVYGGDRPGVLTSSSRGGSAEIGGSASAAAAAVSSVLGMYPYAHNYSAFLPYTSADLALFSQMGSQYDLKDSPGVHPASFAAHTSPAFYPYGQFQYGDPARPKNATRESTSTLKAWLNEHRKNPYPTKGEKIMLAIITKMTLTQVSTWFANARRRLKKENKVTWGRSKEDEDCNIFGSDNEGDAEKNEDEEEIDLESIDIDKIDDNDGDQSNEEDEEKRGELEAFEKSKSNAISGSKEPSDGNNNNTRVLSPGRQGGFQVPVSNKPKIWSLAETATSPDSSQKPTSPSLPATHPAFLPSHGLYTCQIGKFHNWTNGAFLGQNSLLNVRSFLGVNQHHHNHPVHSQQQQQQPSSVLVSTMAAGNTEKEPEDLSPKHIDRENVLRNESPTQPLKSSFRPLHDSPRNQQESTQRVLTALSSA; encoded by the exons ATGTCTTTCCCCCAGCTGGGTTACCCGCAGTATTTAAGTGCCTCCCAGGCGGTGTACGGAGGCGATCGGCCGGGAGTGCTGACTTCGTCGTCCCGCGGAGGGAGCGCTGAGATCGGGGGAAGCGCGTCGGCGGCGGCCGCTGCCGTGTCCTCGGTGCTGGGCATGTACCCCTACGCACACAACTACAGCGCCTTTCTGCCTTACACCAGCGCCGATCTGGCTCTTTTCTCCCAGATG GGCTCTCAGTATGATTTAAAAGACAGCCCTGGCGTGCACCCTGCCAGCTTCGCTGCCCACACGAGCCCTGCCTTCTACCCCTACGGTCAGTTCCAGTACGGAGACCCTGCCAGGCCTAAGAACGCCACGCGGGAGAGCACCAGCACTCTCAAGGCCTGGCTCAACGAGCACAGGAAAAACCCCTATCCCACCAAAGGAGAGAAGATCATGCTGGCCATCATCACCAAGATGACCCTCACGCAGGTGTCCACCTGGTTCGCCAACGCCAGAAGAAGACTCAAGAAGGAGAACAAGGTGACATGGGGCAGAAGTAAAGAGGACGAAGACTGCAACATTTTTGGGAGCGACAACGAGGGGGATGCTGAGAAAAACGAAGACGAAGAGGAAATAGATCTGGAGAGCATCGACATCGACAAGATCGACGACAACGACGGGGATCAGAGTAACGAGGAGGACGAGGAAAAGCGCGGGGAGCTCGAGGCCTTCGAGAAATCCAAATCCAACGCCATTTCCGGTAGCAAAGAGCCGTCGGacggaaacaacaacaacaccagGGTTCTGTCGCCGGGTCGGCAGGGAGGTTTTCAAGTTCCGGTTAGCAATAAGCCCAAAATATGGTCGTTAGCAGAAACCGCGACCAGTCCCGATAGCTCGCAGAAACCTACGTCACCCTCGCTTCCCGCCACTCACCCGGCCTTCCTGCCCAGCCACGGACTGTACACGTGCCAGATCGGGAAGTTCCACAACTGGACCAATGGCGCGTTTCTGGGCCAAAACTCCCTGCTGAACGTCCGGTCGTTCCTGGGCGTCAATCAGCATCACCACAATCACCCGGTTCactcacagcagcagcagcagcagccctCGTCGGTGCTGGTGTCAACGATGGCAGCCGGGAACACTGAGAAGGAGCCAGAGGACCTGAGTCCAAAACACATAG ATCGGGAAAATGTCCTCAGAAATGAATCACCAACGCAACCTTTAAAGTCATCCTTTCGTCCTCTTCACGACAG CCCCAGAAACCAGCAGGAATCGACACAGAGGGTCCTCACAGCTCTCTCTTCCGCTTGA